A portion of the Bombus pascuorum chromosome 8, iyBomPasc1.1, whole genome shotgun sequence genome contains these proteins:
- the LOC132909996 gene encoding uncharacterized protein LOC132909996 codes for MLQKKVERFLSVLYISSVITSFTSMICIAILWKHWTFILDVCISIDCGCILYSKNTFSTFVGGNGNLCKFGVYGLVPTAVLNLCLAGYHGYRGYLRKESNVRTNNDNSRVFEIREPSTVEERPRQRVTAYQKWMPFVFLAILLACLSLSHAIIVTDGYFQTCDHYRVMLIQILGSTGREAEVIHRRLSCGAIFDFMDYLQPNDSAWNRAKPPDSGVMLRLAIAFTWYNFISWTVAFMLYYIMARRKLCFF; via the exons atgttgcaAAAGAAAGTTGAGCGATTTCTCAGTGTGCTGTATATTTCCAGTGTAATTACATCGTTTACATCGATGATTTGCATAGCCATCCTTTGGAAACACTGGACATTCATTTTGGATGTTTGTATTAGCATCGATTGCGGTTGTATATTATACTCTAAAAACACCTTCAGTACTTTTGTGGGGGGTAATGGAAACCTCTGCAAATTTGGTGTATACGGCTTGGTACCAACGGCTGTACTGAATTTATGTCTTGCCGGATATCATGGATATAGAGGTTATTTAAGGAAGGAATCAAATGTACGAACCAACAATGATAATAGCAG AGTGTTCGAAATCAGAGAGCCATCAACAGTAGAGGAGAGACCCAGACAAAGAGTAACGGCGTACCAAAAATGGATGCCTTTTGTCTTTCTTGCGATATTACTTGCCTGTTTATCATTGTCTCATGCAATAATAGTAACTGATGGTTATTTTCAAACTTGCGACCATTATAGGGTTATGCTGATACAAATTTTAGGTTCAACTGGACGCGAAGCCGAG GTTATTCACCGTAGACTTTCTTGCGGAGCAATCTTTGATTTTATGGATTATTTACAGCCGAATGACTCCGCCTGGAATCGCGCTAAACCGCCTGACTCTGGTGTCATGCTTCGATTAGCTATTGCTTTTACTtggtacaattttatttcttggaCGGTCGCCTTCATGTTATACTATATCATGGCGCGTAGAAAATTGTgctttttttga
- the LOC132909997 gene encoding mitochondrial import inner membrane translocase subunit Tim23 isoform X1, with translation MIDLRDENVKSTINSGRYGNLNIPVKSQQGLAPLSPYLNFDPAYLPPSQPEYIFPEGAVKRRGRFELAFTHIGAACITGAGIGGATGLYRGIKATSLADQTGKLRRTQLINHVMKSGSSLANTFGIVSVMYSGFGVLLSWARGTDDSLNTLAAATGTGMLFKSTSGLKKCALGGCVGLAIASVYCLWNNREALQELRHRNVNPASK, from the exons ATGATAGATTTACGTGATGAGAATGTTAAAAGTACAATAAACAGTGGAAGATatggtaatttaaatataccaG TTAAGTCGCAACAAGGATTAGCACCACTTAGTCCATATTTAAACTTTGATCCTGCGTATCTTCCTCCAAGTCAGCCAGAATACATATTTCCTGAGGGAGCTGTAAAACGAAGAGGAAGATTTGAATTGGCTTTCACTCACATTGGTGCAGCATGTATCACAGGAGCTGGTATTGGCGGTGCAACTGGTTTATATAGAGGAATTAAAGCAACATCATTAGCTGATCAAACTGGCAAGCTTAGAAGAACTCA ATTAATCAACCATGTTATGAAAAGTGGTTCGTCGTTAGCAAACACGTTTGGAATAGTGTCTGTAATGTATAGTGGATTTGGTGTGCTGTTATCTTGGGCCAGAGGTACGGATGATTCCTTGAATACTTTAGCAGCAGCAACTGGGACAGGCATGTTATTCAAATCTACAT CTGGCTTGAAAAAATGTGCATTAGGTGGTTGTGTAGGACTGGCAATAGCATCTGTATATTGCTTATGGAATAATCGGGAAGCCTTACAGGAATTGAGGCACCGCAACGTAAATCCGGC ATCTAAATGA
- the LOC132909992 gene encoding NAD-dependent protein deacetylase sirtuin-1 isoform X2, with amino-acid sequence MTTPSRIDSTSDDTGCPIDTADEKDEVSSTVSNLSDLSGLSDFSGEGDINHQWRNASSWVQKQMLIGADPRDLLHHLLMDSTQIPEQVDDLTLWKIIINMMSEPPRRQKLKHINTLTDVVRLIRNSNRIIVLTGAGVSVSCGIPDFRSRDGIYSRLAQDFPDLPDPQAMFDINYFGQDPRPFYKFAREIYPGQFKPSPCHRFIKMLDKQQKLLRNYSQNIDTLEQVAGIVNVIECHGSFATASCTRCKYQVKADDIREDIFSQRIPLCPKCRVNTLPPISETNLNENYKDLVTQGIMKPDIVFFGEGLPDAFHDAMAKDKDECDLLIVIGSSLKVRPVALIPSSIPSHVPQILINRESLPHLKFDVELLGDGDIIINQLCHLMENNYKEVCWNDTILKEATQLLPVRHLPDDAWEQSQDTTSNTVLSRDSMETDFKLHDSCSIESQDSLMVHDNVVEQYVENMNARVSPFCNDHTNSMEDKFNLLEESPKRRLGESSVESSPKRMNFGSNCMLDFNLCSSKTENTSESSVDYKFHTVSVESTSKDIGKIYSLEECQVFPRIIEISSESTLLDSTLKPHHCIENRASLKINSDYSTMDPIEIEKMNFKPRQASIDSALDSGVGDSCNSVDSREDKTNKEELKNGRLDRHYWHSKVRKSLAVRLPENSYYQLAPGKYIFPGAEVYSDPEEYDHCSLFINSESSDSDSDSSSVEEEEEDEGEEEEEEDEEDEDEGKEEQVDDGNDEVGEVEKPDLKKEGHKVVGANKKKDERKEIVKEYGKGEINDKREMDKEGEKEKNQRKAMKREDERRSMNKFQNENILED; translated from the exons ATGACAACTCCATCACGAATTGACTCAACTAGTGACGACACTGGTTGTCC AATTGACACAGCAGATGAGAAGGATGAAGTATCATCAAcagtttcaaatttatctGATTTATCAGGACTCTCTGATTTTTCTGGTGAGGGTGATATTAATCATCAATGGAGAAATGCATCTTCATGGGTTCAGAAGCAAATGTTGATAGGTGCCGATCCTCGAGATCTTTTACATCATCTTCTCATGGATTCTACACAAATTCCAGAGCAGGTCGATGACCTGACTCTTTGGAAG attataataaatatgatgtCAGAACCACCACGTCGgcaaaaattgaaacatataAATACTTTAACAGATGTTGTTAgattgatacgtaatagtaatagaATAATAGTTCTAACTGGAGCAGGAGTAAGCGTTAGTTGTGGAATTCCTGATTTTAGAAGTAGAGATGGTATTTACTCAAGATTGGCACAAGATTTTCCAGATTTACCAGATCCACAG GCAATGTTTGACATCAACTATTTTGGTCAAGACCCAAGACCATTTTACAAGTTTGCACGAGAAATATATCCTGGACAATTTAAACCTAGTCCTTGTCATAGGTTCATAAAAATGCTTGACAAACAACAGAAACTTTTAAGAAATTACTCGCAAAATATCGATACGTTGGAGCAAGTGGCAGGCATCGTAAATGTTATCGAATGTCATG GTTCTTTTGCTACTGCATCGTGTACAAGGTGTAAATATCAAGTGAAAGCTGATGACATTAGAGAAGACATATTTTCCCAGAGGATACCATTGTGTCCAAAATGTCGAGTTAATACTTTGCCTCCCATTTCGGAAACTAATCTTAACGAAAATTATAAag atTTAGTGACACAGGGTATAATGAAACCAGACATTGTTTTCTTTGGCGAAGGACTTCCGGATGCTTTTCACGATGCGATGGCCAAAGATAAAGATGAATGTGATCTTTTAATTGTAATCGGATCGTCATTGAAGGTCCGACCAGTAGCATTAATACCTTCCTCCATTCCGTCTCATGTTCCACAAATTCTCATTAATCGTGAATCGTTGCCACATCTAAAGTTTGATGTTGAACTCTTAGGAGATGGTGacattattataaatcaaCTCTGCCACTT aatgGAGAATAACTACAAAGAAGTATGCTGGAACGATACGATCCTTAAAGAAGCAACACAGCTTTTACCAGTGCGTCACTTACCAGATGACGCTTGGGAGCAAAGTCAAGATACTACATCAAACACTGTGTTGTCTCGAGATAGTATGGAGACTGATTTTAAATTGCACGACTCATGTTCTATTGAAAGTCAAGACAGTCTAATGGTTCATGATAATGTCGTTGAGCAATACGTGGAAAATATGAATGCGCGCGTTTCTCCCTTCTGCAATGACCACACAAATAGTATGGAAGACAAGTTCAACCTGTTGGAGGAAAGTCCAAAGAGAAGATTAGGCGAGTCAAGTGTGGAAAGTAGTCCAAAAAGAATGAATTTTGGCAGCAACTGCATGTTAGATTTTAACTTGTGCTCCTCGAAGACAGAGAATACTTCAGAGAGTTCGGtcgattataaatttcataccGTTTCTGTAGAATCTACATCGAAGGATATCGGGAAAATTTACAGTTTAGAAGAGTGTCAAGTATTTCCAAGGATAATAGAAATCTCCTCGGAAAGTACATTATTAGATTCTACCTTAAAGCCACATCATTGCATCGAAAATAGAGcgtcgttaaaaattaatagcgATTACTCTACGATGGATcctattgaaattgaaaaaatgaattttaaaccGAGACAAGCTTCTATCGATTCTGCATTAGACTCCGGTGTAGGTGATAGTTGTAACAGCGTAGACAGTCGAGAAGATAAAACTaacaaagaagaattaaaaaatggaagatTGGATCGGCACTATTGGCATTCTAAAGTACGAAAAAGTCTTGCCGTGAGATTAccag aaaattCCTATTATCAGTTGGCACCTGGAAAGTATATATTTCCTGGAGCAGAAGTGTATTCAGATCCTGAAGAGTATGATCATTGTTCACTTTTCATAAATTCCGAAAGTTCAGATAGCGATAGTGATTCTTCATCcgtggaagaagaagaggaggatgaaggtgaggaggaggaagaggaagatgaagaagatgaGGATGAAGGGAAAGAAGAACAAGTGGATGATGGCAATGATGAGGTGGGAGAAGTAGAGAAGccagatttaaaaaaagaaggccACAAAGTAGTCGGGGCTAATAAGAAGAAggatgaacgaaaagaaatagTGAAAGAATATGGGAAAGgagaaataaacgataaaaggGAGATGGATAAGGAAggggagaaggagaaaaatcAACGAAAAGCAATGAAAAGGGAAGATGAAAGGAGAAGCATGAATAAGTTTCAAAACGAGAATATTTTAGAAGACTAA
- the LOC132909997 gene encoding mitochondrial import inner membrane translocase subunit Tim23 isoform X2 yields the protein MIDLRDENVKSTINSGRYGNLNIPVKSQQGLAPLSPYLNFDPAYLPPSQPEYIFPEGAVKRRGRFELAFTHIGAACITGAGIGGATGLYRGIKATSLADQTGKLRRTQLINHVMKSGSSLANTFGIVSVMYSGFGVLLSWARGTDDSLNTLAAATGTGMLFKSTSGLKKCALGGCVGLAIASVYCLWNNREALQELRHRNVNPA from the exons ATGATAGATTTACGTGATGAGAATGTTAAAAGTACAATAAACAGTGGAAGATatggtaatttaaatataccaG TTAAGTCGCAACAAGGATTAGCACCACTTAGTCCATATTTAAACTTTGATCCTGCGTATCTTCCTCCAAGTCAGCCAGAATACATATTTCCTGAGGGAGCTGTAAAACGAAGAGGAAGATTTGAATTGGCTTTCACTCACATTGGTGCAGCATGTATCACAGGAGCTGGTATTGGCGGTGCAACTGGTTTATATAGAGGAATTAAAGCAACATCATTAGCTGATCAAACTGGCAAGCTTAGAAGAACTCA ATTAATCAACCATGTTATGAAAAGTGGTTCGTCGTTAGCAAACACGTTTGGAATAGTGTCTGTAATGTATAGTGGATTTGGTGTGCTGTTATCTTGGGCCAGAGGTACGGATGATTCCTTGAATACTTTAGCAGCAGCAACTGGGACAGGCATGTTATTCAAATCTACAT CTGGCTTGAAAAAATGTGCATTAGGTGGTTGTGTAGGACTGGCAATAGCATCTGTATATTGCTTATGGAATAATCGGGAAGCCTTACAGGAATTGAGGCACCGCAACGTAAATCCGGCGTAA
- the LOC132910023 gene encoding embryonic polarity protein dorsal-like encodes MDNRSLFPYVEIIEQPNSTTTRFLYECESKCDTPIYGVKSKPTHKTYPSIRIVGYTGRAKIIVSCVTKDWPYRPHPYDLVGGNISKHVFVCTVEVTLENTIITFTQFGIKRVNKNNIRKALEIREQLGIDPFQTGFEHKNYVDSIDLNKLRLCFQVVLEGEQIGMLNTPLEPVVSNVIRNRSMSNLSIHDLSHCSASVAGGTKMILLCQKVIKKDIQIRFFEKNDEQVVWEGFGDFIPDDIYRQTAIVFRTPAYSRQEVTEPVPVYVQLRRPSDGATSKPFPFQMFPSNF; translated from the exons ATGGATAATAGAAGTTTATTTCCATACGTTGAAATAATAGAACAACCGAATAGTACAACTACGCGCTTTCTTTATGAATGTGAAAGCAAATGCGATACTCCTATATACGGTGTAAAAAGTAAGCCAACACACAAAACATATCCTTCTATAAGA ataGTTGGATACACAGGTCGAGCTAAAATTATAGTATCATGTGTAACAAAAGATTGGCCCTATAGACCTCATCCTTATGATCTCGTTGGGGGAAACATAAGTAAACACGTATTTGTTTGTACAGTAGAAGTGACATTAGAAAATACGATAATCACATTTACACAGTTTGGTATTAAACGtgttaacaaaaataatattaggaaGGCACTTGAAATAAGAGAGCAACTTGGCATAGATCCCTTTCAAA ctGGCTTCGAACATAAAAACTATGTTGATAgtattgatttaaataaactgCGGTTGTGCTTCCAAGTTGTTTTAGAGGGAGAACAAATAGGAATGTTAAATACACCATTAGAACCAGttgtatctaacgttatacgtaatagaagTATGTCcaa TCTTTCAATACACGACCTCAGTCACTGTAGTGCGTCGGTCGCTGGTGGtacgaaaatgattttattatgcCAGAAGGTGATAAAGAAGGATATACAAATTAGATTTTTCGAGAAGAATGACGAGCAAGTGGTTTGGGAGGGATTCGGTGATTTTATACCTGATGATATATATAGACAA ACAGCAATAGTATTCAGAACACCGGCATATAGCAGGCAGGAAGTGACGGAACCGGTGCCAGTATATGTTCAACTGAGAAGACCATCAGATGGTGCGACAAGTAAACCTTTTCCTTTTCAGATGTTTCCTTCCAATTTTTAG
- the LOC132909992 gene encoding NAD-dependent protein deacetylase sirtuin-1 isoform X1, producing MASGSEVPEYSSPAKRRKVDGIGYNGVSCVKPDFQDCQTSHDTPNEDLEETYGGDSGFNELSDESKSASISPDATNLMTTPSRIDSTSDDTGCPIDTADEKDEVSSTVSNLSDLSGLSDFSGEGDINHQWRNASSWVQKQMLIGADPRDLLHHLLMDSTQIPEQVDDLTLWKIIINMMSEPPRRQKLKHINTLTDVVRLIRNSNRIIVLTGAGVSVSCGIPDFRSRDGIYSRLAQDFPDLPDPQAMFDINYFGQDPRPFYKFAREIYPGQFKPSPCHRFIKMLDKQQKLLRNYSQNIDTLEQVAGIVNVIECHGSFATASCTRCKYQVKADDIREDIFSQRIPLCPKCRVNTLPPISETNLNENYKDLVTQGIMKPDIVFFGEGLPDAFHDAMAKDKDECDLLIVIGSSLKVRPVALIPSSIPSHVPQILINRESLPHLKFDVELLGDGDIIINQLCHLMENNYKEVCWNDTILKEATQLLPVRHLPDDAWEQSQDTTSNTVLSRDSMETDFKLHDSCSIESQDSLMVHDNVVEQYVENMNARVSPFCNDHTNSMEDKFNLLEESPKRRLGESSVESSPKRMNFGSNCMLDFNLCSSKTENTSESSVDYKFHTVSVESTSKDIGKIYSLEECQVFPRIIEISSESTLLDSTLKPHHCIENRASLKINSDYSTMDPIEIEKMNFKPRQASIDSALDSGVGDSCNSVDSREDKTNKEELKNGRLDRHYWHSKVRKSLAVRLPENSYYQLAPGKYIFPGAEVYSDPEEYDHCSLFINSESSDSDSDSSSVEEEEEDEGEEEEEEDEEDEDEGKEEQVDDGNDEVGEVEKPDLKKEGHKVVGANKKKDERKEIVKEYGKGEINDKREMDKEGEKEKNQRKAMKREDERRSMNKFQNENILED from the exons ATGGCGTCAGGCTCGGAGGTGCCAGAATATTCGTCCCCAGCAAAACGACGAAAAGTTGACGGCATCGGTTACAACGGCGTCAGTTGCGTGAAACCTGATTTCCAAGATTGTCAGACGTCGCATGATACCCCCAATGAAGATCTCGAAg AAACATATGGTGGAGATAGTGGATTCAATGAATTAAGCGACGAGTCAAAATCAGCATCTATTTCACCAGATGCTACAAACTTAATGACAACTCCATCACGAATTGACTCAACTAGTGACGACACTGGTTGTCC AATTGACACAGCAGATGAGAAGGATGAAGTATCATCAAcagtttcaaatttatctGATTTATCAGGACTCTCTGATTTTTCTGGTGAGGGTGATATTAATCATCAATGGAGAAATGCATCTTCATGGGTTCAGAAGCAAATGTTGATAGGTGCCGATCCTCGAGATCTTTTACATCATCTTCTCATGGATTCTACACAAATTCCAGAGCAGGTCGATGACCTGACTCTTTGGAAG attataataaatatgatgtCAGAACCACCACGTCGgcaaaaattgaaacatataAATACTTTAACAGATGTTGTTAgattgatacgtaatagtaatagaATAATAGTTCTAACTGGAGCAGGAGTAAGCGTTAGTTGTGGAATTCCTGATTTTAGAAGTAGAGATGGTATTTACTCAAGATTGGCACAAGATTTTCCAGATTTACCAGATCCACAG GCAATGTTTGACATCAACTATTTTGGTCAAGACCCAAGACCATTTTACAAGTTTGCACGAGAAATATATCCTGGACAATTTAAACCTAGTCCTTGTCATAGGTTCATAAAAATGCTTGACAAACAACAGAAACTTTTAAGAAATTACTCGCAAAATATCGATACGTTGGAGCAAGTGGCAGGCATCGTAAATGTTATCGAATGTCATG GTTCTTTTGCTACTGCATCGTGTACAAGGTGTAAATATCAAGTGAAAGCTGATGACATTAGAGAAGACATATTTTCCCAGAGGATACCATTGTGTCCAAAATGTCGAGTTAATACTTTGCCTCCCATTTCGGAAACTAATCTTAACGAAAATTATAAag atTTAGTGACACAGGGTATAATGAAACCAGACATTGTTTTCTTTGGCGAAGGACTTCCGGATGCTTTTCACGATGCGATGGCCAAAGATAAAGATGAATGTGATCTTTTAATTGTAATCGGATCGTCATTGAAGGTCCGACCAGTAGCATTAATACCTTCCTCCATTCCGTCTCATGTTCCACAAATTCTCATTAATCGTGAATCGTTGCCACATCTAAAGTTTGATGTTGAACTCTTAGGAGATGGTGacattattataaatcaaCTCTGCCACTT aatgGAGAATAACTACAAAGAAGTATGCTGGAACGATACGATCCTTAAAGAAGCAACACAGCTTTTACCAGTGCGTCACTTACCAGATGACGCTTGGGAGCAAAGTCAAGATACTACATCAAACACTGTGTTGTCTCGAGATAGTATGGAGACTGATTTTAAATTGCACGACTCATGTTCTATTGAAAGTCAAGACAGTCTAATGGTTCATGATAATGTCGTTGAGCAATACGTGGAAAATATGAATGCGCGCGTTTCTCCCTTCTGCAATGACCACACAAATAGTATGGAAGACAAGTTCAACCTGTTGGAGGAAAGTCCAAAGAGAAGATTAGGCGAGTCAAGTGTGGAAAGTAGTCCAAAAAGAATGAATTTTGGCAGCAACTGCATGTTAGATTTTAACTTGTGCTCCTCGAAGACAGAGAATACTTCAGAGAGTTCGGtcgattataaatttcataccGTTTCTGTAGAATCTACATCGAAGGATATCGGGAAAATTTACAGTTTAGAAGAGTGTCAAGTATTTCCAAGGATAATAGAAATCTCCTCGGAAAGTACATTATTAGATTCTACCTTAAAGCCACATCATTGCATCGAAAATAGAGcgtcgttaaaaattaatagcgATTACTCTACGATGGATcctattgaaattgaaaaaatgaattttaaaccGAGACAAGCTTCTATCGATTCTGCATTAGACTCCGGTGTAGGTGATAGTTGTAACAGCGTAGACAGTCGAGAAGATAAAACTaacaaagaagaattaaaaaatggaagatTGGATCGGCACTATTGGCATTCTAAAGTACGAAAAAGTCTTGCCGTGAGATTAccag aaaattCCTATTATCAGTTGGCACCTGGAAAGTATATATTTCCTGGAGCAGAAGTGTATTCAGATCCTGAAGAGTATGATCATTGTTCACTTTTCATAAATTCCGAAAGTTCAGATAGCGATAGTGATTCTTCATCcgtggaagaagaagaggaggatgaaggtgaggaggaggaagaggaagatgaagaagatgaGGATGAAGGGAAAGAAGAACAAGTGGATGATGGCAATGATGAGGTGGGAGAAGTAGAGAAGccagatttaaaaaaagaaggccACAAAGTAGTCGGGGCTAATAAGAAGAAggatgaacgaaaagaaatagTGAAAGAATATGGGAAAGgagaaataaacgataaaaggGAGATGGATAAGGAAggggagaaggagaaaaatcAACGAAAAGCAATGAAAAGGGAAGATGAAAGGAGAAGCATGAATAAGTTTCAAAACGAGAATATTTTAGAAGACTAA